In Paenibacillus kyungheensis, the following are encoded in one genomic region:
- a CDS encoding ABC transporter ATP-binding protein — protein MAIMEILQVNQLSFAYPDEPHQVLSDIHFTVHAGDFVVLCGASGCGKTTLLSQLKPELTPVGQIGGTIYYNGNMLNELPAHQSAQEIGMVFQNPDNSIVMDVVWHELSFGMENLGYSLPVMRSRLAEIAQFFGLEPLLYKPIHELSGGQKQLLNLASVLLLQPKLLLLDEPTSQLDPVAAREFISMVYRLNREFSTTVIISEHRLEEVIPLADQMILLEKGKLKYSGSPREVSEQIQRHDPDDFKYLPSVTQLFWTMHNKQITEKVPVLSTLSAVPFTVREGKQWLQTLDWDRSLADTVAPLADSAPLTTSFAKEQILLECREVTFQYEKKSDEVLKKLDLQIVQGEMLAILGGNGAGKSTLLQLLAGLLQPRRGTIKKANKLNIGYLAQNPLLYFSHDTVAEELSTAAQHAGIAEPELAIAKLMKQLQLEGLEQKHPHDISGGQQQKTALAIVLLLNPDILLLDEPTKGLDPLAKIALAQQLLELRQAGHTIVIVTHDVEFAASYSSRCAMLFDGMITTTDIPSIFFSENVFYTTAVNRVVRDWLPGVLTAEEVLDVWRVPASG, from the coding sequence ATGGCTATCATGGAAATACTCCAAGTAAATCAACTTTCTTTTGCTTATCCTGACGAACCACATCAGGTATTAAGTGATATTCATTTCACTGTCCATGCAGGAGATTTTGTTGTATTGTGCGGAGCGTCAGGCTGTGGCAAAACGACATTGTTAAGCCAACTCAAGCCTGAATTAACGCCTGTTGGTCAAATCGGCGGCACGATCTATTATAACGGCAATATGTTAAATGAATTACCAGCACATCAGTCAGCGCAAGAGATCGGAATGGTTTTTCAAAATCCAGATAACAGTATTGTGATGGATGTAGTCTGGCATGAACTATCATTTGGGATGGAAAATCTGGGCTATTCTCTTCCAGTGATGCGCAGTCGATTAGCAGAAATTGCGCAGTTTTTTGGATTAGAGCCTTTATTATACAAGCCAATTCACGAATTATCGGGCGGGCAAAAGCAATTGCTTAATCTAGCTTCTGTGTTGCTGTTACAACCGAAATTACTGTTATTGGATGAACCGACTTCACAACTTGATCCGGTAGCGGCACGTGAATTTATTTCGATGGTCTACCGATTGAATCGAGAATTTTCAACGACTGTTATTATTAGTGAGCATCGCTTAGAAGAAGTCATTCCTTTGGCTGATCAGATGATTCTGTTGGAAAAAGGGAAGCTGAAATACAGCGGTTCTCCTCGTGAAGTGAGTGAACAGATACAGCGTCATGATCCCGATGATTTTAAATATTTGCCTTCGGTTACACAGTTATTCTGGACGATGCATAACAAGCAAATAACCGAAAAGGTACCTGTTCTATCTACTCTATCTGCTGTTCCTTTTACAGTGCGTGAAGGAAAGCAGTGGTTGCAGACGTTGGACTGGGATCGCTCTTTGGCGGACACGGTAGCACCATTAGCTGATTCAGCACCGCTTACGACTTCTTTTGCCAAAGAACAGATACTGCTAGAATGTCGTGAAGTCACTTTTCAATATGAAAAGAAAAGTGATGAAGTGTTGAAAAAGTTAGATTTGCAGATTGTTCAGGGAGAAATGTTAGCGATTCTAGGAGGCAATGGAGCAGGTAAATCGACACTACTTCAATTGCTAGCAGGGCTACTTCAACCACGAAGAGGAACAATCAAAAAAGCCAATAAGCTAAACATCGGCTATCTCGCGCAAAATCCACTGCTGTATTTCAGTCATGATACAGTGGCAGAAGAATTATCGACAGCAGCTCAACATGCAGGTATTGCAGAACCAGAGCTTGCGATTGCGAAGCTGATGAAGCAACTACAATTAGAAGGATTAGAACAGAAGCATCCACATGATATTAGCGGTGGACAACAGCAGAAAACAGCGTTAGCGATTGTGTTACTGCTCAATCCAGATATTCTGCTATTAGACGAGCCTACCAAAGGGCTTGATCCACTTGCCAAAATCGCTTTAGCCCAGCAATTACTAGAGCTTCGTCAAGCCGGACATACGATTGTGATCGTGACTCATGATGTAGAATTTGCAGCAAGTTATAGCAGCCGTTGTGCGATGTTATTTGATGGCATGATTACTACGACAGATATACCTTCGATCTTTTTTAGCGAAAATGTATTTTATACGACAGCTGTTAATCGAGTTGTACGTGATTGGTTACCAGGTGTACTCACCGCAGAGGAGGTACTGGATGTATGGCGCGTTCCCGCCTCTGGCTGA
- a CDS encoding energy-coupling factor transporter transmembrane component T codes for MNSGFRALHPITLFLFYGGLLLSGMLLFHPVFLLTGIILLIVLISIQKHAGTIVRMLPFYLLIGIAIVVINPLISHRGQHILFYFMDQPITLESVLYGVTMLLSLTLILLTSLSYNYNVTTDKFMYLFAKFVPQSALVVMMALRFVPLLRRRLTQITLVQRTRGISVHEGSLTKRMRDGMTLVKVLLVWSLEEALQSADSMKARGYGTTKRTAYVVHRMDRRDRWLTGCLSVLIIVIMIGSALGWGRAVIYPRMQSMVFSMQDWLLYLCFGLYLLIPVIVEGKEWLSWKYSK; via the coding sequence TTGAACAGCGGATTTCGTGCTCTGCATCCCATCACATTGTTTTTGTTTTATGGAGGATTGTTATTGAGCGGGATGTTGCTATTTCATCCTGTCTTTTTGCTGACAGGTATCATTTTGCTGATTGTGTTAATTAGTATACAAAAGCATGCAGGTACTATTGTGCGGATGTTGCCTTTTTATCTGCTGATCGGTATAGCGATTGTAGTGATTAATCCATTGATTTCACACCGAGGTCAACATATTTTATTTTACTTTATGGATCAGCCGATTACGTTGGAATCCGTATTGTATGGCGTGACTATGTTGTTATCGCTCACGCTGATTCTGCTGACCAGTCTATCGTATAACTATAATGTAACGACTGATAAATTTATGTATTTGTTTGCCAAATTTGTGCCTCAAAGTGCACTGGTAGTGATGATGGCATTACGGTTTGTGCCATTATTGCGCCGAAGATTAACTCAGATCACGCTGGTGCAACGTACACGTGGAATCAGCGTTCATGAAGGATCGCTCACTAAGCGTATGAGAGATGGGATGACTCTTGTCAAAGTACTGCTGGTCTGGTCATTAGAAGAAGCGCTCCAAAGTGCAGACTCGATGAAAGCACGCGGATATGGTACAACCAAGCGTACAGCGTATGTAGTCCATCGTATGGATCGCAGAGATCGCTGGTTAACCGGATGTCTGTCTGTATTGATTATCGTTATTATGATCGGCAGTGCGCTTGGATGGGGACGAGCTGTCATCTATCCGCGTATGCAGTCCATGGTATTTAGTATGCAGGATTGGCTACTATATTTATGCTTTGGTCTGTATCTGCTGATTCCAGTGATTGTAGAAGGAAAGGAATGGCTATCATGGAAATACTCCAAGTAA
- a CDS encoding DUF4430 domain-containing protein — protein MSNQHPRRDCQQQHHHTVPTPTSAQHSGKYSHLPVAIMAMLLTLLLISGCSSTAPTNQSSATDSSTATITESPPTSDEVASQDKTVTKDQSDSATAPTDKDATPVTDSQASTGAKEADQQTMNDTQKTADPKENTTDGASTKTNTNKDQSSTSTSTPSTSNTKEKSSSTSSDSDTPSSQKSTATSDNQSKSSTKDTSTKSTKDNTKTTTKDSKPSTSTSKPSSNTAKGSGTTATPTTPSAPKPQPQASTVTLSITGDSNILGSTSVPVEAGESALDLLKRVTRSKGIPMEYQGSSGFAYVEGIDNLYEFDEGPTSGWMFKVNGNFPNMSAGAYKVQAGDQIDWLYTTDLGKDIGAKN, from the coding sequence ATGAGCAATCAACATCCGCGTAGAGATTGTCAGCAACAGCATCATCATACTGTGCCAACACCAACTTCTGCTCAGCATTCAGGCAAATATTCACACTTGCCAGTAGCTATCATGGCGATGTTGTTGACGTTGTTATTGATCAGTGGTTGTTCTTCTACTGCACCGACTAATCAATCATCGGCTACCGATTCTTCAACAGCTACGATCACAGAGTCACCGCCAACTTCGGATGAAGTTGCTTCTCAAGATAAGACTGTAACTAAAGATCAATCCGATTCTGCGACAGCACCAACAGATAAAGACGCTACACCAGTTACTGATTCTCAAGCTTCTACTGGGGCAAAAGAAGCAGATCAGCAGACAATGAACGACACACAAAAGACGGCTGATCCCAAAGAGAACACGACTGATGGTGCTTCAACGAAGACAAATACCAACAAAGACCAATCATCGACTTCAACTAGCACACCATCGACCAGTAATACCAAAGAAAAATCCAGTTCGACATCTAGTGATTCAGATACTCCATCATCTCAAAAATCAACAGCAACTTCTGACAATCAGTCTAAAAGCAGTACCAAAGATACATCTACAAAGAGCACCAAAGACAACACCAAAACAACGACAAAAGATTCCAAACCATCAACCAGTACATCCAAGCCATCTAGCAATACAGCTAAAGGCTCGGGTACAACAGCAACGCCTACAACACCATCAGCACCTAAGCCACAACCTCAAGCGTCTACAGTTACATTATCGATTACAGGCGACAGTAACATACTGGGATCTACCTCTGTGCCAGTAGAAGCAGGGGAAAGCGCGCTGGATTTACTGAAGCGTGTAACCCGTAGCAAAGGAATACCTATGGAGTATCAAGGGTCTAGTGGGTTCGCTTATGTAGAAGGAATCGATAATCTGTATGAATTTGACGAAGGGCCTACCAGTGGATGGATGTTCAAAGTTAATGGCAATTTTCCAAATATGAGCGCAGGCGCATACAAAGTGCAAGCGGGAGATCAGATTGACTGGTTGTATACGACTGATCTTGGAAAAGATATAGGAGCTAAAAATTGA
- a CDS encoding S-layer homology domain-containing protein: protein MKSSLSRQWIATILTLVLTIATLVPSGVFSASAYAADEPNPTTTTVSQAVYTSNDSSTNDSTVNTNVTQSVYGQAITQAMQYIDANGGVDGDWIAVSYARTGKAIPASYYSSLRTEVKNLCAQAKPSVTELARMAIAGASVGLNATNISDCNLIEKLYNHANINQQGVNGPMFALIALDSGTYQVPNDAKQGRDTLIDSVVAAINGPQMSTDYYGMALSALAPYKDRADVQTAGQKAVNWLIQKSDDSSSESIAQEIIGLASFGIDPTDVQFEKNGKSLIDRLLAFQNSDGGFRHELTASASDKAFSTDQALRALVAYDLYTKNAGVLYTNPNPPVAPQPEPEPTPTPEPGQGTKVQASVIVEGPSAPVTTGVTEAVYALDALQNVASQHEVKLTIASASFGKYVTGIAGINSGDLDPSSGWLFAVKRNGQWISPDVGMDAFVLQPSDQVYVYFGAYGISLVESVTTSPAVPKASSGFDITVQKADWIWNNDTFTSDKVVSPAANVQVQVGNQTVTTNAQGVASFNKMSSGSYTVAVTGYQNNNVPSIVRSTSTLIVANDNSTGGSTTTPTANTITMSVTGDSTILPTTSITLQNRDTAFSVLLRQLGSSRVSYRGSGATAYVTAIDGLSEFDKGPLSGWVYTVNGQQPNTGAGAYTLKAGDNLAWRYSDGTATVSGGGGGSANNSLGVPFPTIIPSQVESELSQLKIKSNNQLAVNEAGQSSTVLNSGSPMTASTANSIAKALASAAKVSVSAEVTADQKATLADPAGKVQFIVPANSVKSNTTIGIEEEMASRPELVSSLYEFTPKGQQFEKPVYLSFKIPVYANTMSSLTIAWLNEETKQWVPVPTALDAKTGIITGAVSHFTQYAVINKDVLASSADQQQLTTDINATVKNVLSHNPLTEWEAVGIVRAGGTLPASYLTNATAQVKQSAGTFRKVTDLERLILGIKAAGGDPTSVSGVNLIDKMVNHEKMTAQGTNGPIFALIALNSDKYTMPSTATWNQDKLVTWLLSAQNSDGGFPLATGEASSVDMTAMAVAALAPERTQAKVQTAIDQAVQYLSAQQQANGGYSAYNDDSSESVSQVIVALTSAGINPKDARFTKSNGDLITRLSQFRQTNGTYSHTVGGASDNIATEQALLALVAYQQYMNSGNTIYNLANTATKPVDTGTSTTVTFADENTISAWASDSVHRAYDAGLMLGVSDQELVFAPKQQLTRAQFAALVVRLTGATESGNTSTSKSTFKDVSANQWYYNAIMTAQNKGIITGISATSFQPNQPVSRQDMAVMLTRAFALQGTSTASFADQAKIGSYARSAVSAVVNNGIMVGANNKFDPQAKVTREMAAVVAINVQKMAQAN from the coding sequence ATGAAATCATCTCTATCCCGTCAGTGGATCGCTACGATCTTAACACTGGTGCTTACGATCGCTACATTAGTACCGTCCGGTGTATTCTCTGCTTCTGCGTATGCAGCAGATGAACCGAATCCTACGACAACCACTGTATCTCAAGCGGTCTACACTTCGAATGATTCTTCTACTAACGATTCAACCGTCAATACGAACGTCACCCAATCTGTATATGGTCAGGCTATCACGCAAGCGATGCAATATATCGACGCTAATGGTGGAGTCGATGGCGATTGGATTGCAGTCAGCTATGCACGTACAGGCAAAGCCATTCCTGCTAGCTACTACAGTAGTTTAAGAACAGAAGTAAAAAATCTGTGTGCTCAAGCGAAGCCTTCGGTAACCGAATTAGCACGAATGGCGATTGCAGGCGCATCGGTAGGTTTAAATGCTACGAATATTTCCGATTGTAATTTGATCGAAAAATTATACAATCATGCGAATATCAATCAACAAGGTGTTAATGGCCCGATGTTTGCATTGATCGCATTAGATTCTGGTACATATCAAGTGCCTAATGATGCCAAGCAAGGACGCGATACACTGATCGATAGTGTAGTTGCAGCGATCAATGGCCCGCAAATGTCGACAGATTATTATGGAATGGCACTTAGTGCTCTAGCTCCGTATAAAGATCGTGCAGATGTACAGACAGCAGGGCAAAAAGCAGTGAATTGGTTGATCCAAAAATCAGACGATTCAAGCAGTGAATCGATTGCACAGGAGATTATTGGACTAGCTTCATTTGGAATCGATCCAACCGATGTACAATTTGAGAAAAATGGAAAATCGTTAATCGACCGTTTACTTGCTTTTCAAAATAGTGATGGTGGTTTCCGTCATGAATTGACTGCAAGTGCATCGGACAAAGCTTTTTCAACAGATCAAGCATTACGAGCATTAGTAGCGTATGATCTGTATACAAAAAATGCAGGAGTGCTGTATACCAATCCTAATCCTCCTGTAGCACCACAGCCTGAGCCAGAACCAACGCCTACTCCTGAGCCAGGGCAGGGCACCAAAGTACAAGCAAGTGTTATCGTAGAAGGCCCTTCTGCTCCTGTAACCACAGGCGTGACTGAAGCTGTCTATGCACTAGATGCATTACAAAATGTTGCTTCACAACATGAAGTAAAGCTAACGATTGCATCTGCTTCATTTGGTAAATATGTAACAGGAATCGCAGGCATCAATAGTGGTGATCTTGATCCATCTAGTGGTTGGTTGTTCGCGGTAAAACGTAATGGCCAGTGGATATCACCGGATGTGGGTATGGATGCATTTGTATTACAACCTTCGGATCAAGTATATGTGTATTTCGGAGCTTATGGAATCTCATTAGTAGAGTCTGTAACGACATCGCCTGCGGTGCCAAAAGCAAGCAGTGGCTTCGATATTACGGTACAAAAAGCCGATTGGATATGGAATAACGATACATTTACTAGCGACAAAGTAGTCAGTCCTGCGGCAAATGTACAAGTACAAGTCGGTAACCAAACAGTAACAACCAACGCACAGGGTGTAGCTTCATTTAACAAAATGAGTTCAGGTTCCTATACTGTGGCTGTGACAGGATACCAGAATAACAATGTACCTTCGATTGTACGCAGTACTTCTACCTTAATTGTAGCGAACGATAACAGTACAGGTGGCAGTACAACGACACCTACTGCCAATACGATTACGATGTCCGTCACAGGTGATAGTACGATTCTGCCTACGACTTCGATTACATTGCAAAATAGAGATACTGCTTTTAGCGTATTATTACGTCAGTTAGGTTCCAGTCGTGTAAGTTACAGAGGTAGCGGTGCTACTGCTTATGTAACAGCTATTGATGGATTAAGTGAATTTGATAAAGGGCCATTAAGCGGTTGGGTGTACACAGTCAATGGACAACAACCGAACACAGGAGCCGGAGCCTATACGTTAAAAGCTGGAGACAATCTAGCATGGCGCTATAGTGATGGCACAGCTACTGTTTCTGGTGGCGGTGGAGGAAGTGCGAATAACAGTCTGGGAGTTCCTTTCCCGACAATCATTCCTTCTCAAGTAGAAAGTGAATTGTCTCAACTGAAAATCAAATCCAATAATCAACTGGCTGTGAATGAAGCAGGGCAGTCGAGTACAGTACTCAACTCGGGTTCTCCAATGACTGCTAGTACAGCCAATTCGATAGCCAAAGCTTTAGCATCTGCGGCAAAAGTAAGTGTCAGTGCAGAAGTGACCGCTGATCAGAAAGCAACACTTGCTGATCCAGCAGGTAAAGTACAATTTATTGTGCCAGCCAATAGTGTGAAGAGTAACACTACGATTGGAATTGAAGAAGAAATGGCTAGTCGTCCAGAGCTTGTATCCAGTCTGTATGAATTTACGCCAAAAGGGCAACAGTTCGAAAAGCCTGTATACCTTTCATTCAAAATTCCAGTCTATGCTAATACAATGTCTAGCCTGACGATTGCGTGGCTAAATGAAGAAACTAAGCAATGGGTACCTGTTCCAACAGCTTTGGATGCCAAAACTGGTATTATCACCGGAGCAGTCTCTCACTTTACCCAATATGCGGTCATCAACAAAGATGTATTAGCAAGCTCAGCAGACCAGCAACAATTAACAACAGATATCAATGCAACAGTCAAAAATGTGCTTTCTCATAACCCATTAACCGAATGGGAAGCAGTAGGAATTGTACGTGCAGGTGGAACTTTGCCAGCTAGTTACCTAACTAATGCAACAGCTCAAGTCAAACAATCAGCAGGTACATTCCGCAAAGTGACTGATCTGGAACGATTGATTTTAGGGATCAAAGCAGCAGGTGGCGATCCAACATCTGTGAGCGGTGTGAACTTAATCGACAAAATGGTCAACCATGAGAAAATGACAGCTCAAGGAACCAATGGACCTATCTTTGCTTTGATTGCGCTAAATAGTGATAAGTATACAATGCCTTCAACAGCTACATGGAACCAAGACAAGCTAGTGACATGGTTGTTAAGCGCGCAAAATAGCGATGGTGGATTCCCACTGGCAACAGGTGAAGCGAGCAGTGTAGATATGACAGCAATGGCAGTTGCTGCACTTGCACCTGAACGCACACAGGCCAAAGTCCAAACAGCGATCGACCAAGCTGTTCAATATCTATCTGCACAACAGCAAGCTAACGGAGGATATTCTGCTTATAACGATGATAGTAGCGAAAGTGTCTCTCAAGTAATCGTTGCGCTAACATCAGCAGGTATCAATCCGAAAGACGCACGTTTTACCAAGTCCAATGGTGACCTAATTACGCGTCTAAGCCAGTTCCGTCAAACTAATGGCACTTATAGCCATACGGTAGGCGGTGCAAGCGACAATATTGCTACCGAACAAGCATTACTTGCTCTGGTTGCATATCAGCAGTATATGAACAGTGGAAATACGATTTATAATTTAGCAAATACTGCTACTAAGCCTGTAGATACAGGTACAAGTACAACAGTTACATTTGCAGATGAAAATACCATTTCAGCATGGGCTTCTGATTCTGTACATCGTGCTTATGATGCAGGGTTGATGTTAGGTGTGAGTGATCAGGAACTTGTATTTGCTCCTAAACAACAATTAACACGTGCTCAATTTGCTGCATTAGTAGTTCGTTTGACCGGAGCAACAGAGTCAGGAAATACCTCTACTAGTAAATCGACATTTAAAGACGTATCGGCTAATCAGTGGTATTATAATGCAATTATGACCGCCCAAAATAAAGGCATTATCACAGGCATTAGCGCAACATCATTCCAACCAAATCAGCCGGTATCCCGTCAAGATATGGCTGTGATGTTAACTCGTGCATTTGCACTTCAAGGCACATCGACTGCTTCTTTTGCAGATCAAGCGAAAATCGGTAGTTATGCACGTAGCGCAGTCAGCGCTGTAGTAAATAATGGAATTATGGTGGGTGCCAATAACAAATTTGATCCTCAAGCCAAAGTAACACGTGAGATGGCAGCTGTGGTGGCGATCAATGTACAGAAGATGGCGCAAGCGAACTAA
- a CDS encoding branched-chain amino acid aminotransferase → MTIEIKIEHTTNKKEKPASMDGVVFGTQFTDHMFILDYDAGQGWHDARIVPYQPIMMDPAAKVFHYGQTIFEGLKAYATEDGRVLMFRPTKNIERLNISNERMSIPEVDPELALEALRQLILTDREWIPEGEGNSLYVRPFVIATEPTLGVSPSRQYKFMIILSPVGAYYAEGINPVKIFVESKYVRAVPGGVGMAKTAGNYAAGLKAQEGATELGYSQVLWLDGVHRKYIEEVGSMNVFFKINGIVVTPALNGSILSGITRDSIIQLLKHWDIPVEERILSIDELEEAHKEGKLEEAFGTGTAAVISPMGELNWQGEKMVINEGKTGELSAKLYETLTGIQKGVAEDPFGWTLEVKA, encoded by the coding sequence ATGACTATAGAGATCAAGATCGAACACACAACGAATAAAAAAGAGAAACCGGCATCCATGGATGGGGTAGTATTTGGTACACAATTTACAGATCATATGTTTATTCTGGACTATGATGCTGGACAAGGTTGGCATGATGCACGTATCGTTCCTTATCAACCGATTATGATGGACCCGGCAGCTAAAGTATTCCATTATGGACAAACGATTTTTGAAGGACTCAAAGCATATGCAACAGAAGATGGACGTGTGCTTATGTTCCGTCCTACTAAAAATATAGAGCGTCTTAATATCTCTAACGAGCGTATGAGTATTCCAGAAGTGGATCCTGAATTGGCGCTTGAAGCCTTGCGTCAGCTGATTCTTACCGATCGTGAATGGATTCCAGAAGGTGAAGGTAATTCACTCTATGTACGTCCATTTGTTATTGCAACAGAACCAACACTAGGCGTATCACCTTCACGTCAATATAAATTTATGATTATCCTTTCACCTGTAGGTGCTTATTATGCAGAAGGCATCAATCCGGTTAAAATTTTCGTGGAATCCAAATATGTACGTGCTGTTCCCGGCGGCGTAGGAATGGCAAAAACAGCAGGTAACTATGCAGCTGGACTCAAAGCGCAAGAAGGCGCTACAGAACTGGGTTATTCTCAAGTACTATGGTTAGATGGTGTACATCGTAAATATATTGAAGAAGTGGGTAGTATGAACGTCTTTTTCAAAATTAACGGTATCGTCGTAACACCTGCGCTCAACGGCAGTATCTTAAGCGGGATTACGCGTGATTCGATTATCCAATTGCTGAAGCATTGGGATATTCCTGTCGAAGAACGTATTCTTTCGATTGATGAATTGGAAGAAGCGCACAAAGAAGGCAAGTTAGAAGAAGCTTTCGGTACAGGTACCGCAGCCGTTATTTCTCCTATGGGCGAATTGAACTGGCAAGGTGAGAAAATGGTTATCAACGAAGGTAAAACAGGCGAATTGTCTGCCAAGTTGTATGAGACATTGACCGGTATCCAAAAAGGTGTAGCCGAAGATCCATTTGGTTGGACGTTAGAAGTTAAAGCGTAA
- a CDS encoding Abi family protein — protein sequence MKDKGIQFNLPSLETPEHILEYSNYYYKLSAYRSNFPKDNKGKYIHLDFQHLVDLASIDMQLRYTLLQMTLDIEHFLKTKILADITKSQEDGYTIIDRFSQKIGKSSESFFDHIRYASRHYNYDLYLKRKNDLSIWVLFEIITFGEFVRFVEFYYEHEHQNEYIEIASIIRYVKNIRNICAHSSPILIKLNEQTLTHDRQSKYIKLFVGKVPNISKHTRKKRLENQRIHDLSALLYCHSTYVLSSGVRKKRNDELQLIMQRIKKNIHYYNKNQLLQSIFDYIHKLVDFIVD from the coding sequence ATGAAGGATAAAGGAATTCAGTTTAATCTTCCTTCTTTAGAAACACCAGAGCATATTCTGGAGTACTCAAATTACTATTATAAGTTATCTGCTTATCGAAGTAATTTTCCTAAGGATAATAAAGGAAAATATATTCATTTAGACTTTCAACATCTTGTTGATTTAGCAAGTATTGATATGCAACTTAGGTATACTCTTCTTCAAATGACGCTTGATATTGAACACTTTTTAAAAACGAAAATATTAGCTGATATTACTAAGAGTCAGGAAGATGGATATACCATTATAGATAGGTTTTCGCAAAAAATAGGTAAAAGTTCAGAATCTTTTTTTGATCATATTAGATACGCAAGTAGACATTATAATTATGATCTTTATCTAAAAAGAAAAAACGATTTATCGATATGGGTATTATTTGAAATTATAACTTTTGGAGAATTTGTTAGATTTGTGGAGTTTTATTACGAACATGAGCATCAAAATGAATATATAGAAATTGCCTCTATTATAAGATACGTAAAGAATATTAGAAATATATGTGCTCACAGCAGCCCTATTTTAATAAAATTAAATGAGCAAACTTTAACACATGATAGACAATCAAAGTATATTAAATTATTTGTTGGAAAAGTCCCGAATATTAGCAAACATACAAGGAAGAAAAGATTAGAAAATCAAAGAATACATGATCTATCAGCTTTGTTATATTGTCACTCAACATATGTGCTCAGTAGCGGAGTTAGGAAAAAACGAAATGATGAATTACAATTAATTATGCAGAGAATCAAGAAAAATATTCATTATTATAATAAAAATCAATTACTACAAAGTATTTTTGATTACATTCATAAACTGGTTGATTTTATTGTAGACTAA
- a CDS encoding class I SAM-dependent methyltransferase, with translation MTIPENNSINNIERFSGFEDVYDQYRPTAPSLVVDILSNYLQKKPGLVVDVGCGTGLSSFIWRDRADRIIGVEPNQDMLNKARYKLSLTTQADHLSFEQGYSNQLSLDSNSTDIVTCSQSFHWMEPKSTLKEIARVLVPGGIFAAYDCDWPPTVNWQLEREYIHLLAISERIIAEQANPEQVARKRDKDNHLQQIEQSGHFRFTKEIVFHHIEPCSAERYVGILLSQGGIQAALKLNSDYLKSEIQIFQAMADDYFRGGVTNVMFSYRLRLGIH, from the coding sequence ATGACTATTCCTGAAAATAATTCTATCAACAATATCGAACGATTTTCCGGTTTTGAAGATGTGTATGATCAGTATCGTCCGACGGCGCCTAGTCTTGTGGTAGATATTCTTTCGAACTATTTGCAAAAGAAACCTGGATTGGTCGTGGATGTAGGCTGTGGCACAGGGTTATCTTCTTTTATTTGGCGGGATCGAGCAGATCGTATTATTGGGGTAGAACCCAATCAAGATATGTTAAATAAAGCACGCTATAAGCTAAGTCTGACGACTCAAGCAGATCACCTTTCGTTTGAACAAGGATATTCCAATCAGCTTTCGCTGGATTCCAATAGTACAGATATCGTTACTTGTTCGCAGTCTTTTCACTGGATGGAACCGAAAAGCACATTAAAAGAAATTGCTCGTGTACTGGTACCGGGCGGAATTTTTGCTGCTTATGATTGTGATTGGCCACCAACTGTGAACTGGCAATTGGAGCGCGAATATATCCATCTATTAGCGATCTCGGAACGGATTATTGCAGAGCAAGCGAACCCCGAGCAAGTCGCTCGTAAGCGAGATAAAGACAATCATCTACAACAGATTGAGCAAAGCGGACATTTTCGTTTTACTAAAGAAATTGTATTCCATCATATTGAACCCTGTAGTGCAGAACGGTATGTAGGTATTTTGCTTAGTCAGGGCGGGATTCAAGCAGCATTGAAGTTGAACTCCGATTATTTGAAGTCTGAAATTCAGATTTTCCAAGCGATGGCAGATGATTACTTCCGTGGTGGAGTCACCAATGTAATGTTCAGCTATCGACTAAGACTTGGCATACACTGA